The following proteins are encoded in a genomic region of Cytophagia bacterium CHB2:
- the aroQ gene encoding type II 3-dehydroquinate dehydratase translates to MKKILIVHGPNLNLLGEREPEVYGRTTLDELNAELSKYAEQCHVAVQCFQSNHEGALLDFLHSERRNAAGIVINPGALTHYSYALRDALAAINLPAVEVHLSDIHRREEFRHTSVIREVCLAQISGYGAGSYHRGLEVLLGHLVVEEMETFLRDQPSLDTAYHYCVQLLKRHFRKYDWAGIYLLEGHELVVHNYLGAPTPHTRIPVGSGICGLAVAEEQTIVVPDVNADPRYLACSLETKSEIVVPIKGTRIYGEIDIDSHTPNAFWENDRRFLEHIAALLAKLNDRMTS, encoded by the coding sequence GGAAGTTTATGGTCGCACAACGTTGGATGAGTTGAATGCGGAGTTGTCAAAGTATGCGGAACAATGCCATGTCGCGGTGCAATGTTTTCAGTCGAATCATGAAGGCGCGTTGTTGGATTTCTTGCACAGCGAGCGCCGGAATGCGGCCGGCATCGTGATCAATCCCGGCGCTTTGACGCATTACAGTTATGCGCTGCGCGACGCCCTGGCCGCCATTAACCTGCCGGCCGTCGAGGTGCATCTCTCGGACATTCACCGGCGCGAAGAGTTTCGCCATACCTCCGTCATCCGCGAGGTTTGCCTCGCGCAAATTTCAGGCTACGGCGCCGGAAGTTATCACCGCGGTTTGGAAGTTTTGCTCGGCCATCTCGTGGTGGAGGAGATGGAGACGTTTCTTCGCGATCAGCCCAGCCTGGACACCGCCTATCATTATTGTGTGCAACTTTTAAAACGGCATTTTCGCAAATACGATTGGGCTGGAATTTATTTATTGGAAGGCCATGAATTGGTTGTCCACAATTACCTCGGCGCGCCCACGCCGCATACGCGCATTCCGGTTGGCTCCGGCATTTGTGGCTTAGCGGTTGCTGAAGAGCAAACCATCGTCGTGCCGGATGTGAATGCGGATCCACGTTATCTCGCTTGCAGTCTTGAAACGAAATCAGAAATCGTGGTGCCGATCAAAGGCACGCGCATTTATGGTGAAATTGATATTGACAGCCATACGCCGAATGCCTTTTGGGAAAATGACCGTCGGTTTTTGGAGCATATTGCAGCGCTACTCGCGAAACTGAATGATCGTATGACGTCTTGA